A portion of the Ricinus communis isolate WT05 ecotype wild-type chromosome 10, ASM1957865v1, whole genome shotgun sequence genome contains these proteins:
- the LOC8270529 gene encoding uncharacterized protein LOC8270529 isoform X5: MAQGMCPRTKQCSEWARIYINYCLCSVKDGISLSVGLLSVISWSVAEIPQIVTNYKEKSSQGLSIAFLTTWIIGDLFNLFGCLLEPATLPTQYYMAILYTFITIILAAQTIYYGHIYPRMKCNRWHKEGPILNQTEEAVKLTQGVKNGGLKQINNTEKWRNGSRILDKGNILSSPIPLPAFPHNNSSGRELYYMSARSLSSSHTPIAGSYLAHPASYPIRSSIEEALLDGDSSTQSAPNLNGGDISTRSAPNLKPKTMLCVVFAVVFLGIFNLHESTRSPTFPFENQNQAFVLRVGRKILKVSGGMVHESGAEGSTGIGTFLGWAMAAIYMGGRLPQILLNIKRGNVEGLNPLMFVFALVGNATYVASILLNSLEWLKIKPNLPWLVDAGGCVLLDTFILIQFIYFRCCISN; the protein is encoded by the exons ATGGCACAGGGTATGTGCCCAAGAACAAAGCAATGCTCAGAATGGGCTAGAATTTACATAAACTATTGTCTTTGCAGTGTGAAAGATGGGATTTCATTAAGTGTTGGACTGTTAAGTGTTATCAGTTGGAGTGTTGCTGAGATTCCTCAGATTGTGACCAACTACAAGGAGAAATCTTCTCAAGGCCTCTCTATTGCTTTCTTGACCACTTGGATTATTGG GGACCTTTTCAACCTTTTTGGCTGCTTGCTGGAACCAGCTACT CTTCCAACCCAATACTATATGGCCATA CTGTATACATTCATCACGATTATTCTTGCAGCACAAACCATATACTATGGTCATATCTACCCTCGAATGAAATGCAATAGATGGCACAAAGAG GGTCCAATCCTCAACCAAACTGAAGAAGCAGTGAAACTTACACAAGGGGTTAAAAATGGTGGATTAAAACAAATCAACAATACAGAGAAATGGAGAAATGGATCCAGAATTTTGGACAAAGGAAATATTTTGAGCTCACCTATTCCTCTTCCTGCATTTCCTCACAACAATTCCTCTGGAAGGGAACTATACTATAT GTCAGCAAGATCTCTTTCAAGTAGTCATACTCCCATAGCAGGATCCTATCTGGCACACCCTGCATCATATCCTATTAGGAGTTCCATTGAGGAGGCCTTGCTTGATGGAGATAGTTCCACACAGTCTGCACCAAATTTGAATGGTGGAGATATCTCCACACGTTCTGCACCAAATCTGAAACCCAAGACTATGCTATGTGTG GTCTTTGCAGTGGTATTCCTTGGCATATTCAATCTTCACGAATCAACAAGAAGTCCCACTTTtccatttgaaaatcaaaatcagGCATTTGTATTGCGAGTAGGACGAAAAATCTTGAAG GTGAGTGGAGGAATGGTGCATGAAAGTGGTGCCGAAGGTAGCACAGGGATTGGAACATTTCTTGGTTGGGCAATGGCAGCCATTTACATGGGTGGAAGACTCCCTCAAATTTTGCTAAAT ATCAAGAGAGGAAATGTTGAG GGCCTCAATCCATTAATGTTCGTCTTTGCCTTGGTTGGAAATGCCACATATGTAGCAAG CATTCTGCTGAACAGCTTGGAATGGttaaaaatcaaaccaaaTCTACCCTGGTTGGTGGATGCAGGCGGTTGTGTTCTTCTTGATACTTTT ATACTAATCCAATTCATCTACTTTCGCTGTTGCATTTCCAATTAA
- the LOC8270529 gene encoding uncharacterized protein LOC8270529 isoform X3, protein MQSFVFFCFGLKASAMAQGMCPRTKQCSEWARIYINYCLCSVKDGISLSVGLLSVISWSVAEIPQIVTNYKEKSSQGLSIAFLTTWIIGDLFNLFGCLLEPATLPTQYYMAILYTFITIILAAQTIYYGHIYPRMKCNRWHKEGPILNQTEEAVKLTQGVKNGGLKQINNTEKWRNGSRILDKGNILSSPIPLPAFPHNNSSGRELYYMSARSLSSSHTPIAGSYLAHPASYPIRSSIEEALLDGDSSTQSAPNLNGGDISTRSAPNLKPKTMLCVVFAVVFLGIFNLHESTRSPTFPFENQNQAFVLRVGRKILKVSGGMVHESGAEGSTGIGTFLGWAMAAIYMGGRLPQILLNIKRGNVEGLNPLMFVFALVGNATYVASILLNSLEWLKIKPNLPWLVDAGGCVLLDTFILIQFIYFRCCISN, encoded by the exons atgcaatcatttgtctttttctgttttgg ATTGAAGGCATCAGCAATGGCACAGGGTATGTGCCCAAGAACAAAGCAATGCTCAGAATGGGCTAGAATTTACATAAACTATTGTCTTTGCAGTGTGAAAGATGGGATTTCATTAAGTGTTGGACTGTTAAGTGTTATCAGTTGGAGTGTTGCTGAGATTCCTCAGATTGTGACCAACTACAAGGAGAAATCTTCTCAAGGCCTCTCTATTGCTTTCTTGACCACTTGGATTATTGG GGACCTTTTCAACCTTTTTGGCTGCTTGCTGGAACCAGCTACT CTTCCAACCCAATACTATATGGCCATA CTGTATACATTCATCACGATTATTCTTGCAGCACAAACCATATACTATGGTCATATCTACCCTCGAATGAAATGCAATAGATGGCACAAAGAG GGTCCAATCCTCAACCAAACTGAAGAAGCAGTGAAACTTACACAAGGGGTTAAAAATGGTGGATTAAAACAAATCAACAATACAGAGAAATGGAGAAATGGATCCAGAATTTTGGACAAAGGAAATATTTTGAGCTCACCTATTCCTCTTCCTGCATTTCCTCACAACAATTCCTCTGGAAGGGAACTATACTATAT GTCAGCAAGATCTCTTTCAAGTAGTCATACTCCCATAGCAGGATCCTATCTGGCACACCCTGCATCATATCCTATTAGGAGTTCCATTGAGGAGGCCTTGCTTGATGGAGATAGTTCCACACAGTCTGCACCAAATTTGAATGGTGGAGATATCTCCACACGTTCTGCACCAAATCTGAAACCCAAGACTATGCTATGTGTG GTCTTTGCAGTGGTATTCCTTGGCATATTCAATCTTCACGAATCAACAAGAAGTCCCACTTTtccatttgaaaatcaaaatcagGCATTTGTATTGCGAGTAGGACGAAAAATCTTGAAG GTGAGTGGAGGAATGGTGCATGAAAGTGGTGCCGAAGGTAGCACAGGGATTGGAACATTTCTTGGTTGGGCAATGGCAGCCATTTACATGGGTGGAAGACTCCCTCAAATTTTGCTAAAT ATCAAGAGAGGAAATGTTGAG GGCCTCAATCCATTAATGTTCGTCTTTGCCTTGGTTGGAAATGCCACATATGTAGCAAG CATTCTGCTGAACAGCTTGGAATGGttaaaaatcaaaccaaaTCTACCCTGGTTGGTGGATGCAGGCGGTTGTGTTCTTCTTGATACTTTT ATACTAATCCAATTCATCTACTTTCGCTGTTGCATTTCCAATTAA
- the LOC8270529 gene encoding uncharacterized protein LOC8270529 isoform X2, whose protein sequence is MCLMIENVELDYHVIDPVLFQIISKCPLLLKASAMAQGMCPRTKQCSEWARIYINYCLCSVKDGISLSVGLLSVISWSVAEIPQIVTNYKEKSSQGLSIAFLTTWIIGDLFNLFGCLLEPATLPTQYYMAILYTFITIILAAQTIYYGHIYPRMKCNRWHKEGPILNQTEEAVKLTQGVKNGGLKQINNTEKWRNGSRILDKGNILSSPIPLPAFPHNNSSGRELYYMSARSLSSSHTPIAGSYLAHPASYPIRSSIEEALLDGDSSTQSAPNLNGGDISTRSAPNLKPKTMLCVVFAVVFLGIFNLHESTRSPTFPFENQNQAFVLRVGRKILKVSGGMVHESGAEGSTGIGTFLGWAMAAIYMGGRLPQILLNGLNPLMFVFALVGNATYVASILLNSLEWLKIKPNLPWLVDAGGCVLLDTFILIQFIYFRCCISN, encoded by the exons ATGTGCTTAATGATAGAAAATGTGGAGTTGGATTATCACGTGATTGATCCTGTCCTTTTTCAGATTATTTCTAAATGCCCACTATT ATTGAAGGCATCAGCAATGGCACAGGGTATGTGCCCAAGAACAAAGCAATGCTCAGAATGGGCTAGAATTTACATAAACTATTGTCTTTGCAGTGTGAAAGATGGGATTTCATTAAGTGTTGGACTGTTAAGTGTTATCAGTTGGAGTGTTGCTGAGATTCCTCAGATTGTGACCAACTACAAGGAGAAATCTTCTCAAGGCCTCTCTATTGCTTTCTTGACCACTTGGATTATTGG GGACCTTTTCAACCTTTTTGGCTGCTTGCTGGAACCAGCTACT CTTCCAACCCAATACTATATGGCCATA CTGTATACATTCATCACGATTATTCTTGCAGCACAAACCATATACTATGGTCATATCTACCCTCGAATGAAATGCAATAGATGGCACAAAGAG GGTCCAATCCTCAACCAAACTGAAGAAGCAGTGAAACTTACACAAGGGGTTAAAAATGGTGGATTAAAACAAATCAACAATACAGAGAAATGGAGAAATGGATCCAGAATTTTGGACAAAGGAAATATTTTGAGCTCACCTATTCCTCTTCCTGCATTTCCTCACAACAATTCCTCTGGAAGGGAACTATACTATAT GTCAGCAAGATCTCTTTCAAGTAGTCATACTCCCATAGCAGGATCCTATCTGGCACACCCTGCATCATATCCTATTAGGAGTTCCATTGAGGAGGCCTTGCTTGATGGAGATAGTTCCACACAGTCTGCACCAAATTTGAATGGTGGAGATATCTCCACACGTTCTGCACCAAATCTGAAACCCAAGACTATGCTATGTGTG GTCTTTGCAGTGGTATTCCTTGGCATATTCAATCTTCACGAATCAACAAGAAGTCCCACTTTtccatttgaaaatcaaaatcagGCATTTGTATTGCGAGTAGGACGAAAAATCTTGAAG GTGAGTGGAGGAATGGTGCATGAAAGTGGTGCCGAAGGTAGCACAGGGATTGGAACATTTCTTGGTTGGGCAATGGCAGCCATTTACATGGGTGGAAGACTCCCTCAAATTTTGCTAAAT GGCCTCAATCCATTAATGTTCGTCTTTGCCTTGGTTGGAAATGCCACATATGTAGCAAG CATTCTGCTGAACAGCTTGGAATGGttaaaaatcaaaccaaaTCTACCCTGGTTGGTGGATGCAGGCGGTTGTGTTCTTCTTGATACTTTT ATACTAATCCAATTCATCTACTTTCGCTGTTGCATTTCCAATTAA
- the LOC8270529 gene encoding uncharacterized protein LOC8270529 isoform X1: MCLMIENVELDYHVIDPVLFQIISKCPLLLKASAMAQGMCPRTKQCSEWARIYINYCLCSVKDGISLSVGLLSVISWSVAEIPQIVTNYKEKSSQGLSIAFLTTWIIGDLFNLFGCLLEPATLPTQYYMAILYTFITIILAAQTIYYGHIYPRMKCNRWHKEGPILNQTEEAVKLTQGVKNGGLKQINNTEKWRNGSRILDKGNILSSPIPLPAFPHNNSSGRELYYMSARSLSSSHTPIAGSYLAHPASYPIRSSIEEALLDGDSSTQSAPNLNGGDISTRSAPNLKPKTMLCVVFAVVFLGIFNLHESTRSPTFPFENQNQAFVLRVGRKILKVSGGMVHESGAEGSTGIGTFLGWAMAAIYMGGRLPQILLNIKRGNVEGLNPLMFVFALVGNATYVASILLNSLEWLKIKPNLPWLVDAGGCVLLDTFILIQFIYFRCCISN, translated from the exons ATGTGCTTAATGATAGAAAATGTGGAGTTGGATTATCACGTGATTGATCCTGTCCTTTTTCAGATTATTTCTAAATGCCCACTATT ATTGAAGGCATCAGCAATGGCACAGGGTATGTGCCCAAGAACAAAGCAATGCTCAGAATGGGCTAGAATTTACATAAACTATTGTCTTTGCAGTGTGAAAGATGGGATTTCATTAAGTGTTGGACTGTTAAGTGTTATCAGTTGGAGTGTTGCTGAGATTCCTCAGATTGTGACCAACTACAAGGAGAAATCTTCTCAAGGCCTCTCTATTGCTTTCTTGACCACTTGGATTATTGG GGACCTTTTCAACCTTTTTGGCTGCTTGCTGGAACCAGCTACT CTTCCAACCCAATACTATATGGCCATA CTGTATACATTCATCACGATTATTCTTGCAGCACAAACCATATACTATGGTCATATCTACCCTCGAATGAAATGCAATAGATGGCACAAAGAG GGTCCAATCCTCAACCAAACTGAAGAAGCAGTGAAACTTACACAAGGGGTTAAAAATGGTGGATTAAAACAAATCAACAATACAGAGAAATGGAGAAATGGATCCAGAATTTTGGACAAAGGAAATATTTTGAGCTCACCTATTCCTCTTCCTGCATTTCCTCACAACAATTCCTCTGGAAGGGAACTATACTATAT GTCAGCAAGATCTCTTTCAAGTAGTCATACTCCCATAGCAGGATCCTATCTGGCACACCCTGCATCATATCCTATTAGGAGTTCCATTGAGGAGGCCTTGCTTGATGGAGATAGTTCCACACAGTCTGCACCAAATTTGAATGGTGGAGATATCTCCACACGTTCTGCACCAAATCTGAAACCCAAGACTATGCTATGTGTG GTCTTTGCAGTGGTATTCCTTGGCATATTCAATCTTCACGAATCAACAAGAAGTCCCACTTTtccatttgaaaatcaaaatcagGCATTTGTATTGCGAGTAGGACGAAAAATCTTGAAG GTGAGTGGAGGAATGGTGCATGAAAGTGGTGCCGAAGGTAGCACAGGGATTGGAACATTTCTTGGTTGGGCAATGGCAGCCATTTACATGGGTGGAAGACTCCCTCAAATTTTGCTAAAT ATCAAGAGAGGAAATGTTGAG GGCCTCAATCCATTAATGTTCGTCTTTGCCTTGGTTGGAAATGCCACATATGTAGCAAG CATTCTGCTGAACAGCTTGGAATGGttaaaaatcaaaccaaaTCTACCCTGGTTGGTGGATGCAGGCGGTTGTGTTCTTCTTGATACTTTT ATACTAATCCAATTCATCTACTTTCGCTGTTGCATTTCCAATTAA
- the LOC8270529 gene encoding uncharacterized protein LOC8270529 isoform X4: MCLMIENVELDYHVIDPVLFQIISKCPLLLKASAMAQGMCPRTKQCSEWARIYINYCLCSVKDGISLSVGLLSVISWSVAEIPQIVTNYKEKSSQGLSIAFLTTWIIGDLFNLFGCLLEPATLPTQYYMAILYTFITIILAAQTIYYGHIYPRMKCNRWHKEGPILNQTEEAVKLTQGVKNGGLKQINNTEKWRNGSRILDKGNILSSPIPLPAFPHNNSSGRELYYMSARSLSSSHTPIAGSYLAHPASYPIRSSIEEALLDGDSSTQSAPNLNGGDISTRSAPNLKPKTMLCVVFAVVFLGIFNLHESTRSPTFPFENQNQAFVLRVGRKILKVSGGMVHESGAEGSTGIGTFLGWAMAAIYMGGRLPQILLNIKRGNVEGLNPLMFVFALVGNATYVARCLRFHHCLHHQSHAFC, encoded by the exons ATGTGCTTAATGATAGAAAATGTGGAGTTGGATTATCACGTGATTGATCCTGTCCTTTTTCAGATTATTTCTAAATGCCCACTATT ATTGAAGGCATCAGCAATGGCACAGGGTATGTGCCCAAGAACAAAGCAATGCTCAGAATGGGCTAGAATTTACATAAACTATTGTCTTTGCAGTGTGAAAGATGGGATTTCATTAAGTGTTGGACTGTTAAGTGTTATCAGTTGGAGTGTTGCTGAGATTCCTCAGATTGTGACCAACTACAAGGAGAAATCTTCTCAAGGCCTCTCTATTGCTTTCTTGACCACTTGGATTATTGG GGACCTTTTCAACCTTTTTGGCTGCTTGCTGGAACCAGCTACT CTTCCAACCCAATACTATATGGCCATA CTGTATACATTCATCACGATTATTCTTGCAGCACAAACCATATACTATGGTCATATCTACCCTCGAATGAAATGCAATAGATGGCACAAAGAG GGTCCAATCCTCAACCAAACTGAAGAAGCAGTGAAACTTACACAAGGGGTTAAAAATGGTGGATTAAAACAAATCAACAATACAGAGAAATGGAGAAATGGATCCAGAATTTTGGACAAAGGAAATATTTTGAGCTCACCTATTCCTCTTCCTGCATTTCCTCACAACAATTCCTCTGGAAGGGAACTATACTATAT GTCAGCAAGATCTCTTTCAAGTAGTCATACTCCCATAGCAGGATCCTATCTGGCACACCCTGCATCATATCCTATTAGGAGTTCCATTGAGGAGGCCTTGCTTGATGGAGATAGTTCCACACAGTCTGCACCAAATTTGAATGGTGGAGATATCTCCACACGTTCTGCACCAAATCTGAAACCCAAGACTATGCTATGTGTG GTCTTTGCAGTGGTATTCCTTGGCATATTCAATCTTCACGAATCAACAAGAAGTCCCACTTTtccatttgaaaatcaaaatcagGCATTTGTATTGCGAGTAGGACGAAAAATCTTGAAG GTGAGTGGAGGAATGGTGCATGAAAGTGGTGCCGAAGGTAGCACAGGGATTGGAACATTTCTTGGTTGGGCAATGGCAGCCATTTACATGGGTGGAAGACTCCCTCAAATTTTGCTAAAT ATCAAGAGAGGAAATGTTGAG GGCCTCAATCCATTAATGTTCGTCTTTGCCTTGGTTGGAAATGCCACATATGTAGCAAGGTGTCTACGATTTCACCATTGTTTACATCATCAAAGTCACG CATTCTGCTGA
- the LOC112535097 gene encoding uncharacterized mitochondrial protein AtMg00300-like, with product MDEFAKFQQYQESLNSSSTPITAIAESDLMTKKIIGKGHESEGLYILDNQVSKSIACSGVVTPLEEHCRLSHPSLPLLKKMCPQFHNLSSLECESCQYVKHHRLNFSSRINKHASVPFDLVYSDVWGPCPVVSKAGIKYFVTFVDNYSRLT from the exons ATGGATGAATTTGCCAAATTCCAGCAATACCAAGAATCATTGAACTCTTCATCTACTCCTATCACTGCTATCGCCGAGTCAG ATCTTATGACAAAGAAGATTATTGGTAAGGGACATGAATCTGAAGGTCTTTACATCCTTGATAATCAAGTGTCAAAGTCTATAGCGTGCTCTGGAGTAGTAACCCCACTTGAAGAACATTGTCGGTTGAGTCATCCTTCTCTTCCTTTGTTAAAGAAAATGTGTCCTCAGTTTCACAATTTATCTTCCTTAGAATGTGAGTCTTGTCAGTATGTGAAACATCATCGTCTTAATTTTAGTTCTAGAATCAATAAACATGCTAGTGTTCCTTTTGACTTAGTTTATTCAGATGTTTGGGGTCCTTGTCCAGTTGTGTCCAAAGCTGGAATTAAATACTTTGTTACTTTTGTTGATAACTATTCTCGTTTGACCtag